The following proteins come from a genomic window of Rhizobium sp. 007:
- a CDS encoding response regulator, which produces MIDDRKRGPPTVIIIDDDESVREALRGLFESVGLATETHGSVPEFLAADDPDRAGCIVLDIRLPGQSGLEFQEALAKSRYPRSVVLISAHVDVAMAVRAMKAGAIDVLTKPVREQDLLEAVNRALASDNARREEANQTAALRQRYSKLTERERQIMAFVVAGKLNKQIAAEVQLAEATVKLHRDHMMRKMHALSVADLVRIASILGD; this is translated from the coding sequence ATGATCGATGATCGCAAAAGAGGTCCGCCGACCGTCATCATTATAGATGACGACGAAAGCGTCCGCGAAGCTTTGAGAGGACTGTTCGAATCCGTAGGGCTTGCCACTGAAACCCATGGCTCGGTGCCGGAGTTCCTTGCTGCCGATGATCCCGACCGTGCAGGTTGTATTGTTCTGGATATTCGGCTGCCAGGCCAGAGTGGACTGGAGTTTCAGGAGGCTCTGGCGAAAAGCCGGTATCCAAGGTCGGTTGTGTTGATAAGCGCTCATGTCGATGTCGCTATGGCTGTTCGCGCAATGAAAGCCGGGGCTATTGATGTCCTTACCAAGCCCGTGCGCGAACAGGACTTGCTTGAAGCGGTAAACCGTGCTTTGGCAAGTGATAATGCTCGACGCGAAGAGGCTAATCAAACTGCTGCATTGCGCCAAAGGTATTCCAAACTTACCGAGCGTGAGCGGCAGATCATGGCATTTGTTGTCGCCGGGAAGCTGAACAAGCAGATTGCGGCTGAGGTTCAGCTCGCGGAGGCCACCGTGAAGCTTCACCGCGACCACATGATGCGGAAAATGCACGCATTATCAGTCGCTGACTTGGTGAGAATTGCTAGTATTTTGGGTGATTGA
- a CDS encoding nutrient deprivation-induced protein — protein sequence MSNEFSEGGAAPLRQPPSHDGGSNPPTTNQAQLGDLKEKVAEDLSAARDTIKEGAETAVVKVKEAVSEQTNFAARQVGGIASALEKVGSELESSNQPEVGRYTRQIGNSVQSFAKQMEGRDLGEVATMAEDFGRKQPLAFLGIAALAGLAASRFLTASANRSTSASSRRAPQATQESSLKSGGPANG from the coding sequence ATGTCAAACGAGTTTTCAGAAGGCGGGGCAGCGCCCTTACGCCAACCGCCGTCACACGACGGCGGCTCGAATCCGCCGACGACAAACCAGGCACAGTTGGGGGACCTCAAGGAGAAGGTCGCCGAAGATCTCAGCGCTGCACGCGACACCATCAAGGAAGGTGCCGAGACCGCGGTCGTCAAGGTGAAGGAAGCCGTCTCCGAGCAGACAAATTTTGCTGCCCGTCAGGTCGGCGGCATCGCAAGCGCTCTCGAAAAGGTCGGCTCGGAACTCGAGAGTTCCAACCAGCCCGAGGTCGGTCGATATACCAGGCAGATCGGGAATAGCGTGCAAAGTTTCGCAAAGCAGATGGAGGGACGCGACCTCGGCGAAGTAGCAACAATGGCCGAGGACTTCGGACGCAAGCAGCCACTGGCGTTCCTTGGCATCGCGGCATTGGCAGGGCTGGCGGCCAGCCGCTTTCTAACCGCCTCGGCAAATCGATCCACGAGTGCGAGCTCCCGCCGCGCGCCTCAGGCGACCCAAGAGTCCTCCTTGAAGAGCGGAGGGCCGGCAAATGGCTAA
- a CDS encoding phage holin family protein, which translates to MANSSENTPLSELVGGLVADVTGLLRKEIDLAKTEASEKLTQALSGIEVLIVGVVLAIGAVGVLLSALVGGLASFLVGQGMTQPNASALAALIVGLIIAVIAWAMVSRGLSALRGSNLKLDRTTASLRRDVDAVKEKI; encoded by the coding sequence ATGGCTAACTCATCCGAAAACACTCCGCTCTCCGAACTGGTGGGCGGACTCGTCGCCGATGTGACAGGGCTTCTGCGCAAAGAAATCGACCTTGCGAAGACCGAGGCGTCCGAAAAACTCACACAGGCACTGAGCGGCATCGAGGTTCTAATTGTTGGTGTAGTGCTCGCCATCGGCGCCGTCGGCGTGCTTCTGAGCGCGCTCGTCGGTGGCCTTGCATCCTTTTTGGTCGGCCAAGGCATGACGCAACCGAACGCCAGCGCGCTTGCCGCGCTCATCGTCGGCCTCATCATTGCAGTGATCGCCTGGGCGATGGTGTCGCGAGGATTGAGCGCACTGCGCGGAAGCAACTTGAAGCTTGATCGCACGACGGCATCGCTGCGCCGCGACGTCGATGCCGTGAAGGAGAAGATCTGA
- a CDS encoding DUF3618 domain-containing protein, whose product MANSIEKTSSDLQREIDADRQRIGDRIDVIQERMSPGQLIDEVLAYARSSGGGEYVRNLGQALKDNPVPVALMGVSLAWLMAKQQAPSSSATASGADLDNEYPLYQVEGAVRRLGPPESENGVRYSHFADASGKRLKALTDDAGRRAGHFIDDAGKTYRGFADATGRQVEQIADETGAMFDAASGWASKTWAQVKDTASNIGTRASDAASSISERSASAGTSMQEQASRLNDAILIHFRDQPLVGGALAFAVGAAIGAALPHTEAEDEYLGEAADAAKDTVAAQASSMMDQGTEIASDVYGRAVSAASDVHDAAKARVVEEADAFKSGVSKGEPQSQ is encoded by the coding sequence ATGGCCAACTCGATTGAAAAGACTTCCTCCGACCTCCAGCGAGAGATCGACGCCGATCGCCAGCGCATTGGAGATCGCATAGACGTCATCCAGGAACGCATGTCGCCGGGACAGCTCATCGACGAAGTCCTGGCTTACGCGAGGAGTAGCGGTGGGGGCGAGTACGTCAGAAATCTCGGCCAGGCTTTGAAGGACAATCCAGTGCCGGTCGCCTTGATGGGCGTCAGCCTGGCTTGGCTCATGGCAAAGCAGCAAGCTCCGTCTTCGTCTGCCACCGCATCAGGCGCCGATTTGGATAATGAATACCCCCTTTATCAGGTCGAGGGAGCTGTGCGGCGCCTCGGCCCGCCGGAGAGCGAAAACGGTGTCCGCTACAGCCATTTCGCCGACGCTTCAGGCAAACGGCTGAAGGCCCTGACCGACGATGCCGGACGCCGCGCCGGGCATTTCATCGACGACGCGGGAAAGACGTACCGCGGCTTTGCGGATGCCACCGGCAGGCAGGTCGAGCAGATCGCCGACGAGACGGGGGCGATGTTTGACGCTGCGTCGGGATGGGCTTCAAAAACATGGGCTCAAGTCAAAGACACCGCGAGCAATATCGGAACGCGCGCGTCGGATGCCGCGAGCTCGATCTCGGAGCGCTCCGCTTCGGCAGGAACAAGCATGCAAGAGCAGGCGAGCAGATTGAACGACGCCATTCTAATCCACTTCCGCGACCAACCGCTTGTCGGCGGCGCTCTCGCATTTGCAGTGGGCGCGGCGATCGGTGCGGCGTTGCCGCATACCGAGGCCGAAGACGAGTATCTCGGCGAAGCCGCCGACGCGGCAAAAGACACGGTTGCGGCCCAGGCGTCTTCGATGATGGATCAAGGAACGGAGATCGCGTCCGACGTCTATGGCAGGGCTGTTTCCGCCGCGTCCGACGTTCACGATGCCGCCAAGGCTCGGGTGGTCGAGGAGGCCGACGCGTTCAAATCAGGGGTGAGTAAGGGGGAACCGCAATCCCA